The following are encoded together in the Lathyrus oleraceus cultivar Zhongwan6 chromosome 3, CAAS_Psat_ZW6_1.0, whole genome shotgun sequence genome:
- the LOC127131111 gene encoding uncharacterized protein LOC127131111, whose protein sequence is MNPERKNIHNYKFVEPQLAVLRGLGARLDLGLKDDLKASYGNLLGILNTEVNIIDGHTLVQVYDPSLICFTFQDYQLAPTLVDYSHMLGIRIKNQVPYVRTKELPKYQDLAEALHIGKKEVELNLKPKGGIHGFTSKFLLDKAIAFAEARSWTNFNANLALLIYGIVLFPNMEEFIDLAAIHIFLTQNPILTLLANTYYSIHVRTQKKKWTIVCCAPLLYRWFISHLPNKFPFVKNKDNLKWSQQIMSLNTEEISWYSRIYDGVKLILNCGDFPNVPLLGTRVRINYNPRLALRQLGYPMVDKPDLKSVEGFVLNEGVEEPELIKKIVKAWERFVLKEEQKWVRRMASPRKLTLDGSKTKLVRFCYRFRLNRP, encoded by the coding sequence ATGAATCCCGAGAGAAAGAACATTCACAATTACAAGTTTGTGGAACCTCAGTTGGCCGTCTTGAGAGGACTTGGGGCACGTTTAGACCTGGGACTCAAAGATGATCTCAAGGCGTCTTATGGTAACCTTTTGGGCATTCTGAACACCGAAGTCAACATCATTGATGGGCACACTCTGGTGCAAGTTTACGATCCTTCGTTGATATGCTTTACATTTCAAGATTACCAATTGGCACCTACATTGGTAGACTATTCACACATGCTGGGTATTAGGATCAAGAACCAAGTGCCTTATGTTCGCACTAAGGAACTTCCCAAATATCAAGACCTTGCTGAAGCTCTACACATAGGAAAGAAAGAAGTGGAATTAAACTTGAAACCTAAGGGTGGAATTCATGGCTTCACCTCCAAGTTTCTACTGGACAAGGCTATTGCCTTCGCCGAAGCTAGGAGTTGGACGAACTTCAATGCCAACCTAGCTCTACTTATCTATGGGATTGTATTGTTTCCGAATATGGAGGAATTCATAGATCTGGCTGCTATTCATATCTTCCTAACTCAGAATCCTATTCTTACTCTTCTTGCTAATACTTACTACTCCATCCATGTGAGGACTCAGAAGAAGAAATGGACCATCGTCTGTTGTGCCCCTTTGCTGTATAGATGGTTTATTTCGCATCTACCTAACAAATTCCCTTTTGTTAAGAACAAAGACAACTTGAAGTGGTCCCAGCAGATCATGTCCTTGAACACCGAAGAAATTTCTTGGTATTCTCGAATCTACGACGGTGTCAAGCTTATCCTCAATTGTGGGGATtttcctaatgtacctcttcttggtacaagAGTGAGAATCAATTACAATCCGAGGTTAGCACTACGACAACTGGGATACCCTATGGTGGACAAGCCCGATCTCAAGAGTGTAGAAGGTTTCGTCTTAAATGAAGGGGTCGAAGAGCCAGAACTAATCAAGAAGATTGTCAAGGCTTGGGAGCGATTTGTCCTTAAGGAAGAGCAGAAATGGGTAAGAAGAATGGCATCACCAAGGAAGCTTACTCTAGATGGGTCAAAGACAAAGTTAGTGAGATTTTGTTACCGTTTCCGCCTGAACCGTCCATGA